The genomic region TCAACCGATCTATGTACTTTTCTGCTACGGCGAATTTAGTACGACCGCCGCCTGTGTGACTTCTGGGAGTGTTGCAACTTTAACGGGCGACGTTCAATCGAAGATTCTTTTAAGTTCCGTTCAACTTTCCTTAACGAGAGAATTCGGAAGCGGAACCTCGGTTACCGAATACGTCAATAACCTCGTGGATGCGACCCCGATTGCCTTAGCGCCCGGAATCATAGCTTATGGAACCACCGCTTTTGGACTGGGCCGAGGAGCGACGTATTTGCTTCGAGTGAAAGGCGGCGCGTCCGGAGTAAAGGACACATACGGAAACACGATGGATAACGACTATACGATTCGGTTCCGGTTTTGATAGTATTTGAATGACCGCGTTTTTTCTTAGAAATCGGGTAACCACGTTAGTTACCTTTCTTTTGATTCTTTTGCTGGGTGGAATCAGCGTAAAGGATCTGAAGATTGATCTTTTACCCGATATATCGTATCCGACTCTCACGGTGATTACGGTTTATGAAAACGTTTCTCCTTCGGAGATCGAAACTTTAATCACAAGACCCGTCGAGGAAATCGTATCCTCCGTGAACGGAGTCGATCGAATCACTTCGGAATCCTTGGAAGGAGTTTCCATCGTTAAGATCCGTTTTCGATGGGGAACCAACATGGACACCGCGTCGATTCAAACGAGGGAGAAAGTGGATCTCGTAAAGGGAAGTCTTCCGATCGACGCCAAAAAATCGGTCGTATTAAAATTCGATCCGAACGACGCACCTCTCTTACAGATCGCGGTCGTGCCCACCGGAATCAATCCCAAAGAACTCCGTTATTTTCTAAAGAAGAACATTGCGCCCTATTTCGAAAGAGTCGACGGAATCGCCGCAGTTTCGATTACGGGCGGTTATGAAAAACAAATTCTCGTGAACATAGATCGGGGCAAGTTGAACTCATACAGTCTGAGTCCTTCCGAGATCATACAACGAATCGGAGCCAACAACTTCAACTTTCCCGCGGGCAACATCAAAAGAGAAGATCGCGAAATCTTAGTAAGAACGATGGGCGCTTACGAAAAAGTCGATAGTATCGCCGACTTGGTCATCAATCTTTCCGAAGGAGGGGCGCCCGTTTATCTGAGAAGTTTGGCGGAGGTCGTCGATTCTTATAAGGAAAGAACCAGCGCGAGTTTTTACGATTCGGAAGAATGTGTCGCCGTCGTATTAAAAAAAGAAGCGGGGAAGAACAGCGTGTTCGTTTCGGACGAAGCGAAGGAAGTCGTAAATTTCGTAAACGAAGAATTCGGTTCCAAGCTGAAACTCATCATCGTAGCGGATCAGTCCGTTTTTATCCGCGATTCCATCGGAGGAGTCGCTTCCTCGGGATTACAAGCGATCATCATATGCTTTTTCGTGTTATCGTTTTTTTTGGGAACGTTTCGAGAATCGATCATCGTAACCCTTTCGATTCCGGTATCCGTTTTGGTTACGCTCGTGTTTATGTATTTTCAGAAAATGACTTTGAACACGATGTCTCTCGGAGGACTTGCGGTCGGAGTCGGTATGATGGTGGATTCTTCCATCGTAGTTTTGGAATCGATCTTCGCGTTTAAGAAAAAATATCCGAACGATTCCTTTAAGAGTTCTATGGAAGGAACCAAAGACGTGGTAGGTTCGTTGTTTTCCTCAACGTTGACGAGTATCGTGGTATTTCTTCCGATTCTTTTTATCGAAGGGATCGCCGCTTCCGTTTTTAAGGAGTTTGCTCTTTCGATCACGTATTCTTTGATTTCGTCCTTTTTCGTTTCCGTAAGTTTTATTCCCGTTTTATGCACCTTACCTTTCTTTTCCAAAGAACAAACAGGCGGCGGACGTCTCGCATTCTTTTGGGCGTTCCGAGAGAAGTCGCTTAACATATTAGAAGAATTGTATGTATTTTCCGTAAAGTTCGTCATCTCCAATCGAAGAAAGGTCACTCTTTCCGTTTTGGGTTTGATACCATTGACTATTCTTTTGTTTAAACTTCTTCCTGTGGAGTTGATGCCTCAGGTCGAAAAGGCGGAGATGTCCGCAAAGATCGTTCTTCCCGCGGGCTCTTCTCTGGAAAGAACGACCGAAATTTCCAAACGGGTCGTCGATATTCTAAA from Leptospira kmetyi serovar Malaysia str. Bejo-Iso9 harbors:
- a CDS encoding efflux RND transporter permease subunit, whose protein sequence is MTAFFLRNRVTTLVTFLLILLLGGISVKDLKIDLLPDISYPTLTVITVYENVSPSEIETLITRPVEEIVSSVNGVDRITSESLEGVSIVKIRFRWGTNMDTASIQTREKVDLVKGSLPIDAKKSVVLKFDPNDAPLLQIAVVPTGINPKELRYFLKKNIAPYFERVDGIAAVSITGGYEKQILVNIDRGKLNSYSLSPSEIIQRIGANNFNFPAGNIKREDREILVRTMGAYEKVDSIADLVINLSEGGAPVYLRSLAEVVDSYKERTSASFYDSEECVAVVLKKEAGKNSVFVSDEAKEVVNFVNEEFGSKLKLIIVADQSVFIRDSIGGVASSGLQAIIICFFVLSFFLGTFRESIIVTLSIPVSVLVTLVFMYFQKMTLNTMSLGGLAVGVGMMVDSSIVVLESIFAFKKKYPNDSFKSSMEGTKDVVGSLFSSTLTSIVVFLPILFIEGIAASVFKEFALSITYSLISSFFVSVSFIPVLCTLPFFSKEQTGGGRLAFFWAFREKSLNILEELYVFSVKFVISNRRKVTLSVLGLIPLTILLFKLLPVELMPQVEKAEMSAKIVLPAGSSLERTTEISKRVVDILNQSGLVARTFLKVGYEEKDLIINPKGDFGLNRSELFIGLTSYDVGEDLIEKSETSLSNLENETGAQVLFLPAKDLLSDILPESGEGLTLEVSGQDLALLKEVCEEIRKELSGLPNFTEATSSFSEETPELRVLIDRDKMAGFGLSVENVAKTLRAVIKGEQATRFRRNDDEIPVLVRHRLSDRTGTESLSDTLFKIQSGAFIRLRDFSNIVSGSSNRKILRYDGRRVGIIKAQFSDIKYSEAASLAEPVIQKYSDRKDISILPGETQKMMEKSIDSLTFAIALSILLVYMVLASNMENVGLPFVILFSIFVSGVGVAMGLIVTGKTLNIISVMGMILLAGVVVNNAIILIEFYQLHAADFRTTEELVIAGGRRRLNPILSTTATTILGLLPLLITFGPPSPQGPMAASVMGGLIVSTVLTLVFIPMAYVTYVEQISKLTRKK